The Sporomusaceae bacterium region CAAGGTGCCCGATATGGTGCGGATCGTGACCGAGATCGCCGCCCGCAACAAGGTGGAGATCGGCACGTTCGGCCACGCCGGCGACGGCAACCTCCACCCCACCATCGTGACCGATCTGCGCGACGCGGCGGAGATGGAGCGGGTGTACACCGCCATGGACGAGATTTTCAAGACCGCGCTGAAGCTCGGCGGCACGCTGTCGGGCGAGCACGGCATTGGATTGGGAAAACTGAAGTATATGCCCGACCAGTTCGGCGCCGAGGGCATGGCGGTGATGCGGGGCATCAAGCAGGCTCTCGACCCCAACAACATCCTCAATCCGGGGAAACTGGTGGGCGAGGCCCACTAAAAAATCACAGGCGGTGCGCGGCCTTCGCCGGATGCGCACCGCCTGTCTTTTGCGGGGGCGCGGGTGGCACAATCACGGCCTGTACTTTTGTCGCGCGGTTCAGTATAATTATAGTTAAAGTAGTTTAAGGGGATGTGGTGCTGTGTTCAACTTGGGCATGCCGGAACTGGCCCTGATTCTTGTTATCGCTCTCATCGTTTTCGGACCTGGTAAGTTGCCCGAGGTGGGCAAGGCGCTGGGCAAGGGTTTGGGCGAATTCCGCCGGGCGATGTCTGGCGAAGGCGCCGCGAAGGAGGAACCGATTACCATCGAGGCCAAGCCGGTTGAGAA contains the following coding sequences:
- the tatA gene encoding twin-arginine translocase TatA/TatE family subunit; translated protein: MFNLGMPELALILVIALIVFGPGKLPEVGKALGKGLGEFRRAMSGEGAAKEEPITIEAKPVEKKPEEKPEEKPADTKKQDETK